From a single Marinobacter sp. SS13-12 genomic region:
- a CDS encoding folate-binding protein: MSDTENPAASHPLPHPSRVTISDRVMVRVAGPGTDKFLQGQFSQQIDDVTQSHAPRAAACTPKGRAYCLTRLVRDGDDVLLELPVDLADDTVAHLRKYLMLFRGTSMEVESDARIIGLMGDSTVSQLLPDATGRLATAGDSVTIQGGHLIRTMTTAEGMARYELWQTGALDKSLQQALNNIPETTLSDWHASEVAAGVAALTPATKEGFVPQMLNWQHVGGIHFKKGCYTGQEVIARMHFLGQLKKSLYRFATGQTETLPAPGEAVRDGDRPVGTVINSVGFADGSAELLAVVRHDAAELSLAPESAPDTTLSLRPLPYSVSEREQTGPSDT, from the coding sequence ATGTCAGACACCGAAAACCCGGCTGCCAGCCATCCGCTGCCTCATCCGTCCCGCGTTACCATTTCCGACCGGGTTATGGTGCGAGTAGCCGGCCCGGGAACCGATAAGTTTCTGCAGGGGCAATTCAGCCAGCAGATTGATGACGTCACTCAAAGTCACGCCCCGAGGGCTGCCGCCTGCACCCCGAAAGGCCGGGCTTACTGTCTGACCAGACTGGTACGGGATGGCGACGACGTACTCCTGGAGCTACCGGTCGATCTGGCAGACGATACCGTCGCTCATCTGCGCAAATACCTGATGCTTTTCCGTGGCACTTCCATGGAAGTGGAGTCCGACGCCCGGATAATCGGTTTGATGGGCGACTCCACGGTGAGCCAACTGCTGCCCGACGCCACCGGCAGATTGGCGACGGCAGGGGATTCAGTGACAATCCAGGGTGGCCACCTCATCCGCACAATGACGACCGCTGAGGGCATGGCCCGCTACGAGCTGTGGCAGACCGGAGCTCTGGACAAGTCGCTGCAGCAAGCGCTGAACAACATTCCCGAGACTACCCTGTCCGACTGGCATGCCTCCGAAGTTGCAGCCGGTGTAGCGGCGCTTACCCCGGCCACCAAAGAAGGGTTTGTACCGCAAATGCTGAACTGGCAGCACGTGGGAGGCATTCACTTCAAAAAGGGATGCTATACCGGGCAGGAAGTGATTGCCCGCATGCATTTTCTGGGGCAACTCAAGAAAAGCCTTTACCGCTTCGCGACCGGGCAAACCGAAACCCTGCCTGCCCCCGGCGAAGCGGTTCGGGATGGCGATCGTCCGGTAGGCACGGTGATCAACTCTGTCGGTTTTGCTGATGGCAGCGCCGAACTTCTTGCCGTGGTACGGCATGATGCGGCGGAGCTCAGCCTGGCACCAGAGAGTGCGCCAGACACTACCCTTTCCCTGCGCCCGCTGCCCTATTCGGTATCAGAACGTGAACAAACGGGGCCGTCTGATACATAA